Proteins from one Mycoplasma sp. Pen4 genomic window:
- the ileS gene encoding isoleucine--tRNA ligase — protein MDYKKTLNMPQTKFDMRANLVQKEPLYRKEWLDNEIYQKVLKSRSNGPKFILHDGPPYANGDLHVGHALNKILKDIVVRYKTLQGFYSPFKPGWDTHGLPIEHKMLKESSLNKESIDPIILRKKAAKYALKQVENQRKQFKTLQLFSDLEDIYVTLDKSYETKQLEVFKKMVMDGLVYKGLKPVYWSPSSQSALAEAEVEYQDVKSPSISVACEVISSNFNKIKEGDFLVIWTTTPWTLIANAGVTLGENIEYSVISKDNQRYVVASELVTDFTNKMNWETFDVVETFMGSELADVKYLTPILKEIAPVVLGHHVTADSGTGLVHIAPMFGEDDFMIGQKFNLNKIMHISDTGHIENTGTQFDGMFYQDANKLISEFLGSRVLNFAWLKHSYPHDWRTHQPIIFRGTPQWFVSIDKIRDQILNQIETNVNTYPDWAKKRLSQMITNRHDWTISRQRTWGVPIIIFYNENNEPVFEEELFDYVIDLVSKDGADIWWEKTTDELLPEAYRGRNWTREMDIMDVWFDSGVSSIAVNIADGLESPYDLYLEGIDQYRGWFNSSIISSVAYKGLASYKDLVSHGFVLDGKGEKMSKSKGNIITPQEIVSSRGADILRLWAANSEYSNDVNISNDILDQNSEIYRKIRNTIKFLLGNLNEYEYHETKLTGIHEYVFEEFKQIQKNIIAAYDEYKFLNVVKLLNNYIVDLSAFYLSVTKDILYVREFNDPERLMVLYNMYHILDFIIKAIAPILPTTAEEAYKNFDKANKFESVMFETFNDVTKLEVNQTLIDKFNEFFELRNQINIEIDNQVKAGVFKRSNEASVTVSSLSEFLKSLDLKTLLMVGEINEGSELNVTKFESEKCQRCWNHFKSSEIQNELCPTCFAIISKLSE, from the coding sequence ATGGATTACAAAAAAACCTTAAATATGCCACAAACTAAGTTTGATATGCGTGCAAATTTAGTGCAAAAAGAACCATTATATCGTAAAGAATGGTTAGATAATGAAATATACCAAAAAGTTTTAAAATCAAGATCAAATGGTCCTAAATTCATTCTTCATGACGGTCCACCTTATGCTAATGGAGATCTTCACGTAGGACATGCCTTAAATAAAATATTAAAGGATATTGTTGTTAGATATAAAACACTTCAAGGATTTTATTCACCATTTAAACCTGGTTGAGATACACATGGTTTACCAATTGAACATAAAATGCTTAAAGAATCAAGTCTTAATAAAGAAAGTATTGATCCAATTATTTTACGTAAAAAAGCAGCTAAATATGCCTTAAAACAAGTAGAAAATCAACGTAAACAATTCAAAACTTTACAATTATTTAGTGATTTAGAAGATATTTATGTAACTTTAGATAAAAGCTATGAAACAAAACAACTTGAAGTCTTTAAAAAAATGGTAATGGATGGTTTAGTATATAAAGGACTTAAACCAGTTTATTGATCACCATCATCACAAAGTGCATTAGCTGAAGCTGAAGTTGAATATCAGGATGTTAAAAGTCCTTCAATTTCTGTTGCATGCGAAGTAATTAGTTCAAACTTCAACAAAATCAAAGAAGGTGATTTCTTAGTTATCTGAACAACAACTCCATGAACATTAATTGCTAATGCCGGAGTCACATTAGGTGAAAACATTGAATATAGTGTAATTTCAAAAGATAATCAACGTTACGTTGTTGCATCAGAATTAGTTACTGATTTCACTAATAAAATGAATTGAGAAACATTTGATGTTGTTGAAACATTTATGGGTTCAGAATTAGCAGATGTTAAATATTTAACACCAATTCTAAAAGAAATTGCACCAGTCGTTTTAGGACACCATGTTACTGCTGATTCTGGTACTGGTCTTGTTCATATTGCTCCAATGTTTGGTGAAGATGACTTTATGATTGGGCAAAAATTTAATTTAAATAAAATTATGCACATTTCAGATACAGGTCACATTGAAAATACTGGTACACAATTTGATGGAATGTTTTATCAAGATGCTAATAAGCTTATTTCTGAATTTTTAGGTTCAAGAGTTTTAAATTTTGCATGATTAAAACACTCATATCCACATGATTGAAGAACTCATCAACCAATTATTTTCCGTGGTACACCTCAATGATTTGTTTCAATTGATAAGATTAGAGATCAAATTCTTAATCAAATTGAAACAAATGTTAATACATATCCTGATTGAGCTAAAAAACGTTTATCACAAATGATTACAAACCGTCATGATTGAACTATCTCACGTCAAAGAACATGAGGAGTTCCAATTATTATCTTTTACAACGAAAATAATGAACCAGTTTTCGAAGAAGAATTATTTGATTACGTAATTGATTTAGTATCAAAAGATGGTGCCGATATTTGATGAGAAAAAACAACAGATGAATTATTACCTGAAGCTTATAGAGGTAGAAATTGAACAAGAGAAATGGATATCATGGATGTTTGATTCGATTCTGGTGTTTCATCAATTGCTGTAAATATAGCTGATGGACTTGAGTCACCATATGACCTTTATCTTGAGGGAATTGATCAATATCGTGGATGATTTAACTCATCAATTATTTCATCAGTTGCATACAAAGGACTTGCATCATACAAAGACTTAGTCTCACATGGTTTTGTTCTTGATGGTAAAGGTGAAAAAATGTCTAAATCAAAAGGAAATATTATTACACCTCAAGAAATAGTTTCATCACGTGGTGCCGATATTTTACGTTTATGAGCTGCTAATAGTGAATATTCTAATGATGTTAATATTTCAAATGACATTCTTGATCAAAATTCTGAAATTTACCGTAAGATCCGTAATACAATCAAATTCTTATTAGGGAACCTAAATGAATATGAATATCATGAAACAAAATTAACCGGTATTCATGAATATGTTTTTGAAGAATTTAAACAAATTCAAAAGAATATTATTGCTGCATATGATGAGTATAAATTCTTAAATGTTGTTAAGTTATTAAACAACTATATTGTTGATCTATCAGCGTTCTATTTATCAGTTACAAAAGATATTTTATATGTTCGTGAATTCAATGATCCAGAACGTTTAATGGTACTTTATAATATGTATCATATCTTAGACTTTATTATTAAAGCTATTGCTCCAATTTTACCTACAACAGCAGAAGAAGCATATAAAAACTTCGACAAAGCAAACAAATTCGAATCAGTGATGTTTGAAACATTTAATGATGTTACAAAACTTGAAGTTAATCAAACGCTTATCGATAAATTCAATGAATTCTTTGAGTTAAGAAACCAAATTAACATCGAGATTGATAATCAAGTTAAAGCAGGTGTATTTAAGCGTTCTAATGAAGCCTCTGTTACAGTTTCTTCATTAAGTGAATTCTTAAAATCACTTGACTTAAAAACTTTATTAATGGTTGGTGAAATTAACGAAGGTTCAGAGTTAAATGTAACAAAATTCGAATCTGAAAAATGTCAAAGATGTTGAAATCATTTTAAATCATCTGAAATTCAAAATGAATTATGTCCAACATGTTTTGCAATTATTTCTAAATTAAGTGAATAA
- a CDS encoding TIGR00282 family metallophosphoesterase, whose product MTQTKMNNPKKLKVLAIGDIFGAPGVETVEKILPELIKDKNIDFVIAQAENATGRKGLGKEDLDRLKKVGINAFTMGNHVWAQQEIYDFIDNEPVIRPYNINETYPGKGTIVFDVKGTKVRVTSMMGIVFNELNRPWTEQSANNFFDAADKIINSDFDNNDEVIDYHLIDFHAETTSEKYVFSLYLDGKVDAIWGTHTHVQTNDAHILPNGTAYVTDLGMVGPMDCAIGANFEEVYRKMRFNSKDRFVVSPNSTQFNAALITLDKINGNSIESINISNVIKK is encoded by the coding sequence ATGACACAAACTAAAATGAATAATCCAAAAAAATTAAAAGTTTTAGCTATAGGTGACATTTTTGGAGCCCCAGGAGTTGAAACTGTTGAAAAAATTCTTCCAGAATTAATTAAAGATAAAAATATTGACTTTGTTATTGCTCAAGCAGAAAATGCGACAGGTAGAAAAGGTCTTGGGAAAGAAGATTTAGATAGACTTAAAAAAGTCGGAATCAATGCGTTTACAATGGGAAATCATGTTTGAGCTCAACAAGAAATATATGATTTCATTGATAATGAGCCTGTAATTCGTCCATACAACATTAATGAAACATACCCCGGAAAAGGAACAATTGTTTTTGATGTTAAAGGAACAAAAGTTCGTGTTACTTCAATGATGGGGATTGTTTTTAATGAATTAAATCGCCCATGAACAGAACAAAGTGCAAATAATTTCTTTGATGCAGCAGATAAAATAATAAATTCTGATTTTGACAACAATGATGAAGTTATTGATTATCACTTAATTGACTTTCATGCAGAAACAACCAGTGAAAAATATGTCTTCTCATTATATTTAGACGGAAAAGTCGATGCAATTTGAGGAACTCATACACATGTTCAAACTAATGATGCACATATCTTGCCTAATGGAACTGCATATGTAACCGATTTAGGAATGGTTGGTCCAATGGATTGTGCAATTGGAGCAAATTTTGAAGAAGTTTATAGAAAAATGCGTTTCAATTCAAAAGATAGATTTGTTGTAAGTCCTAATAGCACACAATTTAATGCTGCATTAATTACATTGGATAAAATAAATGGAAATTCAATTGAATCAATAAATATTAGCAATGTAATTAAAAAATAA
- the recA gene encoding recombinase RecA, whose product METKKSNEKDETNKKTEKEYKKIIDDAIKEIEKKFGSESIMFLGDIPDISVETFHSGSYCLDKALGINGFPRGKIIEIYGPESCGKTTLALHAIAEIQKLGGIAAFIDAEHSIDAVYAAKLGVDTDKLILSQPDSGEQAMDIVDILAKSGQIDLIAVDSVAALVPEAELNGEMSDQQIGAQARLMSKALRKITGNLNKNKTTIIFINQIREKVGIIFGNPETTPGGRALKFYSSIRVEVRKGQALGESKDIKGNEIKFKVVKNKLAAPYKTATSELIFSEGIDKIGEIIELAVLTNLIEKKGAWYSYKGENIAQGKIKLKDYLLNNKEIFEEIKSKVL is encoded by the coding sequence ATTGAAACAAAAAAATCGAACGAAAAAGATGAAACAAATAAAAAAACTGAAAAAGAGTATAAAAAGATTATTGACGATGCAATCAAAGAAATTGAAAAAAAATTTGGTTCAGAATCAATTATGTTTTTAGGCGATATTCCAGACATTAGTGTTGAAACATTTCATAGTGGTAGTTATTGTTTAGACAAAGCTCTTGGGATAAATGGTTTTCCACGTGGGAAAATTATTGAAATTTATGGTCCAGAAAGTTGTGGAAAAACTACTCTAGCATTGCACGCTATTGCAGAAATTCAGAAGTTAGGTGGAATTGCTGCTTTTATTGATGCCGAACATTCAATAGATGCGGTTTATGCTGCAAAATTAGGCGTGGACACTGATAAATTAATTTTATCTCAACCTGATTCCGGAGAACAAGCAATGGATATAGTTGATATCCTTGCAAAAAGCGGCCAAATTGATTTAATAGCGGTAGATAGTGTTGCTGCGCTTGTTCCGGAAGCTGAATTAAATGGTGAAATGTCTGATCAACAAATCGGTGCACAAGCAAGATTAATGTCAAAAGCATTACGTAAAATTACAGGTAATTTAAATAAAAATAAAACAACTATTATATTTATTAATCAAATTAGAGAAAAAGTAGGAATTATTTTTGGTAACCCTGAAACTACACCGGGTGGTAGAGCGCTAAAATTCTATTCAAGTATTAGAGTAGAAGTTAGAAAAGGCCAAGCACTTGGTGAAAGCAAAGATATCAAAGGTAATGAAATTAAGTTTAAAGTTGTAAAAAATAAATTAGCAGCACCATATAAAACCGCTACATCAGAACTAATCTTTAGTGAAGGAATTGATAAAATCGGTGAAATTATTGAACTGGCTGTTTTAACCAATTTAATTGAGAAAAAAGGTGCATGATATAGCTATAAAGGTGAAAATATTGCACAAGGTAAAATTAAACTTAAAGACTACTTATTAAATAACAAAGAAATTTTTGAAGAAATAAAATCAAAAGTTCTTTAA
- the rpsO gene encoding 30S ribosomal protein S15, with amino-acid sequence MVSKERKLELVKKFGKNEKDTGNASVQIAILTEDIESLKPHFLNNPKDNHSKRGFLAKIVQRKTLLKHLKETNVEEYNKVIAELNIRK; translated from the coding sequence ATGGTTTCAAAAGAAAGAAAATTAGAACTTGTTAAAAAGTTCGGTAAAAATGAAAAAGATACAGGAAATGCTTCAGTTCAAATCGCTATTTTAACAGAAGATATCGAATCATTAAAACCACACTTTTTAAACAACCCTAAAGACAACCACTCAAAACGTGGATTCTTAGCAAAAATCGTTCAACGTAAAACATTATTAAAACACTTAAAAGAAACAAACGTTGAAGAATACAACAAAGTTATTGCTGAATTAAACATTCGTAAATAA
- a CDS encoding FAD synthase, translating into MNDELVIYNLDQFKTDDNDTFIIGAFESFHLGHFQLYKKALEVGGRIILVLFSNDAGMPKFQNKIFMDNYARYSQLARLSFDSIIELDYNQVSNLDPLDFIQKLTQGKKCNIIAGTDFKFGKNQAMDLSGLQEFGDKNISIFPVDTLKVQNVKISTSMLKENVEFGKISFVNSLLVYSYAFSGMVANDNEVKVNEKLVNMHPGIYAAYLHIENIIFYAILHVNQEQKYFFKVIDVNQENSLINKKIWLEVEKEIRLIISNVDDYVQNIDIDNAKQIFASK; encoded by the coding sequence ATGAATGATGAATTAGTTATCTATAATTTGGACCAATTTAAAACCGATGATAATGACACTTTTATAATTGGTGCATTTGAATCGTTTCACCTTGGTCACTTTCAACTCTATAAGAAAGCATTAGAAGTTGGAGGGAGAATTATTCTTGTTTTATTTAGTAATGATGCTGGTATGCCAAAATTTCAAAATAAAATCTTTATGGATAATTATGCTAGATATTCACAACTTGCAAGATTATCTTTTGATTCGATAATTGAGTTAGACTATAATCAAGTATCAAATTTAGATCCGTTAGATTTTATTCAAAAGTTAACACAAGGTAAAAAATGTAATATTATTGCAGGAACTGATTTTAAATTTGGAAAAAATCAAGCAATGGATTTAAGTGGTTTACAAGAATTTGGAGATAAAAACATTTCTATTTTTCCTGTTGATACTTTAAAAGTTCAAAACGTTAAAATTTCGACAAGTATGTTAAAAGAAAATGTTGAGTTTGGAAAAATTTCTTTTGTCAATTCACTGCTTGTATATTCATATGCTTTTAGTGGCATGGTTGCAAATGACAATGAAGTTAAAGTAAATGAAAAATTAGTCAACATGCATCCTGGTATTTATGCTGCATATTTACACATTGAAAATATAATTTTTTATGCAATATTACATGTTAACCAAGAACAAAAATACTTTTTTAAAGTAATAGATGTTAACCAAGAAAATTCATTAATTAATAAGAAGATTTGACTTGAAGTGGAAAAAGAAATTAGATTAATTATTTCAAATGTTGATGATTATGTCCAAAATATAGATATAGATAATGCAAAACAAATATTTGCTAGTAAATAA
- a CDS encoding YcsE-related riboflavin metabolism phosphatase: protein MKKINEIIKMAAFDVDGTILPNGHMQFSTNTKKIFPLLKLNGITSVVATAREFATIGDFLEQLEPDYFIGANGAFIWDVNKKEFIYKNTLKKEQVVMLYNEFVDKVNAFSVCDYDKVFKTPSMQLTSWFVRPFGHNYYDFDESQLGSDDLYVITINSDDPRTTSNMVEKFINDNNLDMVISARWTHGFFIGPKNIEKSYTLGILAEKLGYKMENLIAFGDSSNDYEMLREAGIGVAMERANERIKSVANTVALDCEYDGAYLKLKELGLI, encoded by the coding sequence ATGAAAAAAATAAATGAAATTATTAAAATGGCTGCATTTGATGTTGATGGAACAATCTTACCAAATGGGCACATGCAGTTCTCAACAAACACTAAAAAGATTTTTCCATTACTTAAATTAAATGGAATTACTAGTGTTGTTGCAACAGCTAGAGAATTTGCAACAATTGGAGATTTTTTAGAACAGTTAGAACCAGATTACTTTATTGGAGCTAATGGTGCTTTTATTTGAGATGTAAATAAAAAAGAATTCATCTACAAAAACACTTTAAAGAAAGAACAAGTTGTAATGTTATACAATGAATTCGTTGATAAAGTTAATGCTTTTTCTGTTTGTGACTATGACAAAGTATTTAAAACACCTTCAATGCAATTAACAAGTTGATTTGTACGTCCATTCGGTCACAACTACTATGATTTTGATGAATCACAACTTGGTTCAGATGATTTATATGTAATTACAATTAATTCAGATGATCCGAGAACAACTTCAAATATGGTTGAAAAATTTATTAATGATAATAATTTAGATATGGTGATCTCGGCTAGATGAACACATGGTTTCTTTATCGGACCTAAAAATATAGAAAAGAGCTATACTCTAGGTATTTTGGCTGAAAAATTAGGTTACAAAATGGAAAACTTAATTGCTTTTGGAGATAGTAGTAATGACTATGAAATGCTTCGTGAAGCTGGAATTGGTGTTGCTATGGAAAGAGCGAATGAAAGAATCAAAAGTGTTGCAAACACAGTTGCTTTAGATTGTGAATATGATGGAGCATACTTAAAACTTAAAGAATTAGGACTTATTTAA
- the truB gene encoding tRNA pseudouridine(55) synthase TruB gives MFYKYNKPKGDFANQSVRRLSKQLNTRKIGHTGILDPLASGLMLVASDFETKMLQYIPNKNKIYIANCDFGFMSDTYDVTGEIQNTNDATVQFEQLKDASNKMLDCTEQIPPIYSAKKINGKKAYEYARENKQVEMRVQKIKINKCDLLNFNSLKQTAEFLMDVSEGTYIRTVLVDIAKLCNTHAIMTDLKRVKVGNIELGNLESGQIEQINYEDLFDNQIIPLEEKMVSSLSNGAKVKVNANDGLCFIKNPHLNLVCAIGQVENGYFKPSKISHERLVWKK, from the coding sequence ATGTTTTATAAATACAATAAACCAAAAGGTGATTTTGCAAATCAGTCGGTTAGACGACTTTCGAAGCAGTTGAATACAAGAAAGATCGGACACACCGGTATATTAGATCCGTTGGCGTCAGGTTTAATGCTTGTTGCAAGTGATTTTGAGACAAAAATGTTGCAATATATTCCAAATAAAAATAAAATATATATTGCTAATTGTGATTTTGGTTTTATGTCAGACACATATGATGTTACTGGCGAAATTCAAAATACAAATGATGCAACTGTACAATTTGAACAATTAAAAGATGCTTCAAATAAAATGCTAGATTGCACTGAACAAATACCACCTATTTATAGTGCTAAAAAGATAAATGGTAAAAAAGCTTATGAATATGCACGTGAAAATAAACAAGTAGAAATGAGAGTTCAAAAAATCAAAATAAACAAATGTGATTTATTGAATTTTAATTCATTAAAACAAACTGCAGAATTCTTAATGGATGTCTCTGAAGGAACATATATAAGAACAGTTTTAGTTGATATTGCAAAATTATGCAATACACATGCAATAATGACTGATTTAAAACGGGTAAAAGTTGGGAATATAGAACTTGGAAATTTAGAATCTGGACAAATTGAACAAATAAACTATGAAGATTTATTTGATAATCAGATTATTCCGCTTGAAGAAAAAATGGTTTCATCATTAAGCAATGGAGCCAAAGTTAAAGTTAATGCAAATGATGGATTATGCTTTATTAAAAATCCACATTTAAATTTAGTTTGTGCCATTGGGCAAGTTGAAAATGGTTATTTTAAACCAAGTAAAATTTCACATGAGAGGTTAGTATGAAAAAAATAA
- the gmk gene encoding guanylate kinase: MNKKSPIIIFTGPSGVGKGTVERLLFEYDELNLSLSCSATTRKPREGELDGVHYYFIEIDRFRDKIKSRKFIEFSYHLSNYYGTLYSELDKIHKKNKVPMLEIETNGAKQIIKKFTNPDSKESEKYNLITIFLAPPSVEDLRTRILKRGSENSETLKQRLKKAEDEIADSHLFKYIIVNDIPEVAAEKIRAILHKELGLND; the protein is encoded by the coding sequence ATGAATAAGAAAAGTCCAATTATTATTTTTACAGGTCCTAGTGGAGTCGGTAAAGGTACAGTAGAAAGATTACTATTTGAATATGACGAGCTTAATCTCTCGTTATCTTGTTCTGCGACCACAAGAAAACCTCGTGAGGGAGAACTTGATGGTGTTCACTATTATTTCATTGAAATTGATAGATTCAGAGACAAGATTAAAAGTCGTAAATTTATTGAATTTTCATATCACTTATCAAACTACTATGGAACACTATATTCCGAATTAGACAAGATTCATAAAAAAAATAAAGTGCCAATGTTAGAAATTGAAACTAATGGTGCTAAACAAATCATTAAAAAATTCACTAATCCAGATTCAAAAGAATCAGAAAAATATAATCTAATCACAATCTTCCTTGCACCACCATCAGTAGAAGACCTACGTACAAGAATTTTAAAAAGAGGTTCTGAAAATAGCGAAACTCTAAAACAAAGACTTAAAAAAGCCGAAGATGAAATAGCAGATTCACATTTATTCAAATATATTATTGTTAATGATATACCTGAAGTTGCTGCTGAAAAAATTAGAGCTATATTACACAAGGAGTTAGGCCTTAATGATTAA
- a CDS encoding PP2C family serine/threonine-protein phosphatase, translating to MINYFSKSLQGVRQKNDDRASVYQNDNATLAILCDGMGGHAFGDLAASIVVNTFALQFNNNFKANDLFSLKKWVFQSFDKAKIELRKLASDDKRKHQMGTTAVGVIILHKEKCILVFNAGDSRCYVHKTQGELIQITKDHNFKNQLISEGKNISDYDDRHMNYLTSAVAPEFHTLIEVFEIQPKGFDNIDKILLTSDGIHGFVENYEMEYYIRTSETLEKAANKIIDQAWIGETTDNMTLVLLDIKHDKKGGEHV from the coding sequence ATGATTAATTACTTTTCAAAATCATTACAAGGTGTTAGACAAAAAAATGATGATCGAGCAAGTGTTTATCAAAATGATAATGCAACACTTGCTATTTTATGCGATGGAATGGGCGGGCATGCTTTTGGTGACCTCGCTGCATCTATAGTTGTTAATACCTTTGCATTACAATTTAATAATAATTTCAAAGCAAATGATCTATTCTCACTTAAAAAGTGAGTATTTCAGTCTTTTGATAAAGCAAAAATAGAGTTAAGAAAATTGGCATCAGATGATAAACGCAAGCACCAAATGGGGACTACTGCCGTTGGTGTGATTATTTTACACAAAGAAAAATGCATTCTTGTTTTCAATGCCGGAGATAGTCGATGTTACGTGCATAAAACACAAGGAGAATTAATCCAAATAACTAAAGATCATAATTTTAAAAATCAGTTGATTTCAGAAGGTAAAAATATTTCTGATTATGATGATCGTCATATGAATTATCTAACAAGTGCCGTTGCTCCAGAGTTTCATACCTTAATTGAAGTATTCGAAATTCAACCAAAGGGTTTTGATAATATTGACAAAATTCTTCTAACATCAGATGGTATTCATGGTTTTGTTGAGAATTATGAAATGGAATATTACATAAGAACATCAGAAACCCTTGAAAAAGCCGCAAATAAAATTATCGACCAAGCATGAATTGGAGAAACTACTGACAACATGACATTAGTACTTTTAGACATTAAACATGACAAAAAAGGCGGTGAGCATGTCTAG
- a CDS encoding serine/threonine-protein kinase, which translates to MSSTAKITPSSKIHEKYIVGKVVGFGGMGTVFLVTPKDDKSKRYAAKYMQNVFDETAYSRFKEEAKLLKKLNSQYLPKFIEYYGDSMEQFYIMEYIEGTVLYNLIRAEGSLSVKRAKGYITKIAEGIGELHANGIIHRDIKTQNIIVDNTHNIKIIDLGISLTDDSQRLTRANAVICSPYYAAPEYSIKGAEITKAVDIYALGIVLFEMLTGQYPYKAEREQDTIMMHYKSSFPSPNQFKQIPQAMCNVVIKATAKNPGDRYKNVYEFIKDTKTCLDASRRFEQPLNKKTLKPKKKLSERLNSNGFLIGAIIFIILIIGAIALTLYFKGLL; encoded by the coding sequence ATGTCTAGTACAGCAAAAATAACACCAAGTTCAAAAATTCATGAAAAATATATTGTTGGTAAAGTAGTTGGTTTCGGTGGGATGGGAACTGTATTTCTTGTTACTCCTAAAGATGATAAAAGCAAAAGATATGCAGCTAAATATATGCAAAATGTTTTTGATGAAACTGCATACTCACGTTTTAAGGAAGAAGCAAAATTATTAAAAAAATTAAATTCACAATATTTACCAAAATTCATTGAATATTATGGAGATTCAATGGAACAATTCTACATTATGGAATATATTGAAGGAACAGTTTTATATAACTTAATTCGTGCTGAGGGTTCATTATCTGTGAAACGTGCAAAAGGATATATTACCAAAATAGCCGAAGGAATCGGTGAGTTACATGCAAATGGAATTATTCACCGTGACATTAAAACTCAGAATATTATTGTAGATAACACACATAATATTAAAATCATTGACTTAGGAATTTCACTTACAGATGATTCACAACGCTTAACACGTGCTAATGCAGTGATTTGTAGCCCATATTACGCTGCTCCAGAATATTCAATCAAAGGTGCAGAAATAACAAAGGCTGTAGATATTTATGCCTTGGGTATAGTTTTATTTGAAATGTTGACAGGTCAATATCCATATAAAGCAGAACGTGAACAAGACACAATCATGATGCACTACAAGAGTTCCTTCCCATCACCTAATCAATTCAAACAAATACCACAAGCAATGTGTAATGTAGTGATTAAAGCAACTGCAAAAAATCCTGGTGATAGATATAAAAATGTTTATGAATTTATCAAAGATACTAAAACATGTTTGGATGCATCTCGTAGGTTTGAACAACCGTTAAATAAAAAAACATTAAAACCTAAGAAAAAATTATCAGAACGTTTAAATAGTAATGGTTTTTTAATTGGTGCAATCATATTTATCATACTTATAATTGGTGCAATTGCTTTAACACTATACTTTAAAGGACTTTTATAA
- the rsgA gene encoding ribosome small subunit-dependent GTPase A, with translation MQNSNTYKILSVNAGIFTVRNENEELKIPAAGKLRFRDEKPIVGDNVIVTNGQITEILDRRNFFIRPKVANIDQMIVFMSSTEPAFSSFLVDKYFAIVENKNIEPILFITKVDLDNPTAIEMHNLYSEMGYKVFLINNEQDNFSFENIKHIFKNKYSVFMGQTGVGKTTTLNKLSNNNFETQAISKALGRGKHTTRIVQIIYFNEGFLIDTPGFSSLALDMNKVELAQSFKTFNTLSKQCKFRNCLHLNESNNDCAVKQKVGTPEIPTIRYNNYVKLLSELD, from the coding sequence ATGCAAAATTCAAATACATACAAAATTCTTTCTGTAAATGCAGGGATTTTTACAGTTAGAAATGAAAATGAAGAATTAAAAATTCCGGCAGCTGGAAAATTACGTTTTAGAGATGAAAAACCAATCGTTGGAGACAATGTCATAGTTACAAACGGTCAAATAACTGAAATTTTAGATAGAAGAAATTTCTTCATTCGTCCAAAAGTGGCCAACATTGATCAAATGATTGTTTTTATGTCTTCTACCGAACCTGCTTTTAGTTCATTTTTAGTTGATAAATACTTTGCTATAGTGGAAAACAAAAATATCGAACCAATCTTATTTATTACAAAAGTTGATTTAGATAATCCAACCGCCATTGAAATGCACAATTTATACTCTGAAATGGGTTATAAAGTCTTTTTGATTAATAATGAACAAGATAATTTTTCTTTCGAAAATATCAAACACATCTTTAAAAATAAATATTCTGTTTTTATGGGTCAAACTGGAGTTGGAAAAACAACTACATTAAACAAATTAAGTAATAATAATTTTGAAACTCAAGCAATTTCTAAAGCATTAGGACGTGGTAAACACACCACTAGAATAGTGCAAATTATTTATTTTAATGAAGGATTTTTAATTGACACACCTGGTTTTTCTTCTTTAGCATTAGATATGAATAAAGTTGAATTAGCGCAGAGTTTTAAAACTTTTAATACTTTGTCTAAGCAATGTAAGTTTAGAAATTGTCTCCATCTTAATGAGAGCAATAATGATTGTGCAGTAAAACAAAAAGTTGGTACACCTGAAATACCAACCATTAGATATAATAATTATGTAAAATTATTATCTGAATTAGATTAA